The Oncorhynchus clarkii lewisi isolate Uvic-CL-2024 chromosome 12, UVic_Ocla_1.0, whole genome shotgun sequence genome segment gagatgcactgtcaactgtgagaccttatatagaccggtgtgtgcctttccaaatcatgtccaatcaattgcgtttaccaaaggtggactccaatcaagttgtagaaacatctcaaggatgatcaatggaaacaggatgcacctatgctcaatttcgagtctcatagcaaaaggtctgaatacttatgtaaataagttatttctgttttatattttaaatatatatttgcaaaaatgtcatgatggggtattgtgtgtcgattgatgaggaaattgttttatttaatcaattttagaataaggctgtaacataacaacatgtggaaaaagggaaggcgTCTGAAcacttcctgaatgcactgtattagaTGACAATCCTGTTATTCTATTTTGGGATTTCAAAAAAGCATTTGATACTGTTAGTCATGAGTTTATTTTTGATGCATTGCACTATTTAAAATGTGGTCTTTTTTATCAACACAATTAAAACTCTTTATAATGGTGGTAAAAGTTATGTTAAACTTTCCTGTGGATCCTCACCTAGATTTGATATTCCTTAAGGGATTTGTCTGTGCTGTCCAGCATCACCATTTTTATTCCTATTAGTATCACAAATGATTTATTCAATGGTCACCAAATGTCATTTTGAAGGAATTATTGTGTGTGATAATGAGGTGAAGATTTCCCAGTTAGCTGACAATACAAccctgtttttttttataaattaaaaTCAGGTTCCAGTAGCCCTACAACAGTAGAGCTTTTCTCTGAAGTGTCAGGTTTGGTATTGAATATTGCAAAATGTACATTTTTGCACTTAAAGATGCAGTGAGTCCTAGAATATGTGAGATTTCTGTCAAAGATGTTGTAACCTACTAAGGTGTCAAAATGACCCAAAATACTAATGAAATGAAATACATTTATGTAAATCCCTTAAttgaatttataaaaaataaatgttatttatgGTTGGCAAGAGATTTATCTCTTCATGATAGAGtctgtcaaaggcaaagggttTATCTCGAGAATCTTATCTTTTTACATCTTTAGAGATTCACAGTCTACATGTACCACTCTCCACAAATTATTATTCAATTTCATTTGGAAAAAGAAGAAACACAAGATCAGGTAGGATATTACCAACAAGATTTGTGATGGTGGTCTTAATGTTTTAGATTTTAGACTGTTTAACCGACTGCAAAAGTGAATTGTATTTAGAGGTATCTCAAAAAACCTTACAGTTTTGGAATATAATACCACTTTTTTTTCTCCGGAAAATTGGGTGGCTTAATTTTTTACTTCAATGCCCTTATGCTGTGCGTAAACTTCCTGTAAAATTTGCAACATTTCATAAACAAGATCTAATGTGCTGGTCCTTGTTATACAAGCACAACTTCTCTCCacacaaatgttttatttggaAAAACAGTGATATTAGAtagaaatgaaaaataaataaaaccataTAGAAATAAAACCATATTTATCCATAATTGGTTTGCCAATAACATATTCGTGGTTACTCAACTTATAAATTATAAGGGTAGTCCTTATACTTACAATTAATTATTAGCCAAATATTACTTTGTTATGTTGTGTAAGGAATATGACGTTTTAATGAAAGCTAATCCCAATAGAATCCTTACTTTACTGAAGGGTCGATCAAGCGTTTCATTACATGCACTAAATTACAGTGATAGTGTAGAAATGCATCAAGACATTACATCAGAAATTTAACAACAATTTAGTCTGAGAAATTATTAACAGGAAGCTTACCACTGCTGCTATTTTTCAATGGGAATCTTGATGTGAAATGGCAATGTGAGTGGACTAATCCACATAAATATTTGATAACTGATAAAGTAAGAGACGTCTCTTACAAGACCCTTCACAGATGTTTTCCTTGTAATAGTCTTATTTCAAAATATTGAATTAATGTTGAAGAGGAATGTGGCTTTTGTGAATTGGAAAATTAGACTATATAGCATTTATTTTGTGAATGTTTGCATAGTGAAATATTTTGGATGAATATGAAAATAATATTAGTGATAAGATCAGTAaactcgcttcatactcgtcgccaaacccactggctccaagtcatctacaagtctctgctaggtaaagccccgccttatctcagctcactgatcaccatagcagcacccacccgtagcacgcgctccagcaggtatatctcactggtcacccccaaagccaattcttcctttggccgcctctccttccagttctctgctgccaatgactggaacgaactgcaaaaatctctgaagctggagactcttacctccctcactagctttaagcaccagctgtcggAGCAgcacacagatcactgcacctgtacatagcccatctgtaaatagcccatccaatctacctcatccccatactgtatttatttatttatcttgctcctttgcaccccagtatctctacttgcacattcatcttctgcacatctaccatttcagtgtttaattgctgtattgtaattactttgccaccatggcctatttattgccttaagtCTCTTATACTACCTCATTtatacatgctgtatatagatttttctactgtattattaattgtatgtttgtttattccatgtgtaactctgtgttgttgtatgtgtcgaactgctttgctttattttggccaggtcacagttgcaaatgagaacttgttctcaactagcctacctggttaaataaaggtgaaataaaacaaataaaataaacctATGAGCATTaccaaatgtgatattttaaaacatttcctaatttatttcaaatgttatataacacaacaaaatatataATGACCAAAGTATTAAAGAAGTGTCAACAGTATGTCAAAATGTAACTTATCTATAGCATAATATACTTTTTTTGTGTCTCTCTGgatttatttattatttgtattgtttttgttaTGTGTGATATCTGTACATTGTTTTGTACAATGTTTGTGTAatgcataaaaataaaaaaataaaaaaaactccccCAAAACATCTTGGATGCAGTCTCCAGTTCTTATTATACCTCGGTTGTTCGAGAGGATCAAAACTGCAATGTATCATGGGTAAAatgtgactgactgatctaccaaTGATAATTAGTCTTTACTTATGATGCAAGGTGGTTTGTAGATTAGTCCGTTGGCAGCCTCCCTGCAGTTATTTTGATGCTCTTGAACACAGCCACCTTTGGTGTTTTTGGGTCGCCTTGTTAACGGCCAAAAGCACAGTTTAGGACGAGATTCACCATTGAACTACCTGCTTTATGTATCTTTTTGGGGATCTGACTAAATTCACATGGAAATGTGAGttataaatctgtcattctcattgaaagcaagtctgaaTGATAGATCTGTGTTTCCCGTTTTTACGTTTTgttcaccagcttcaaacagttgAAAATATAATATTTGGGGTTATGGAAAAGATcattcacagcggtttagatggtacaagtattctctacactatacttgcttgttttgtcacataaactgaaattagacgaactattcgaattttagcaacTAGAAAATGCCGGAGCGATTTCTGAATTGGTCATCTTTAATCATATGTATCCTATCATGTAATCGCTTTTGCCACATTCCAATTGAGGTGGGAAATAAACTACAATGTAGGAAATTAATATTATTTGTAAATCAGTCAGacacaatttacccatgatacattACGGTTTTGAGCCTCGAACACGGCCATTGGTAACCAATCGGCGTAGCAGCAGATACACAAGTAATCACCAAACAACTTCTAGATGCTAACTATAGTGATGATATCAGCTGAAACTTGAATTTAACTTGGTAACTTGAACGAATAGTTGGCTTTCTATCTAGATATCTGTACCCACGACACCGAAGATTTGTTTGAAAAACGCAAGGAGGTAGTCAATTATGTGATTTGATGTTACGCCGATAGCTCGCTAAACTAGTAGCAACATTTATTCTAGAAACGCGCAACGTTAGCATACTGGATCTAGCTGCTACGTTAGTTAATGTGGTAACTTTTCTAACGCCACTGGAGCATTGTTAAGCAACATTTAGTGTAAATCATAACGCAAGTTTGACTTTGGCATATCTCGATTCTCATCTGTTTGGATTAATTTAGACATACTAATCTACAAGCAAGGGGGCGGCTAGATACATCACCCCACTTTACCTCCTGATCTGCGGAAACAATGGCTAGTCCTGCCCCTCCACCAGCCACTGTCTCGACCGCCACTGAGAACCCCAGCAGCTCGACTGCTGCTGGGGAGGGTGGCAATCAGGACAGCACCTTCGAATGCAACATCTGCCTGGACACCTCCAAGGATGCGGTGATCAGTCTGTGTGGGCATCTCTTTTGGTAAACACCCTCTTGTCGTGAGACTGTTCTGTATTTGTGATTGATTGAGGGACATTCTTCCTTATCTGGTACTCAGGAGAGGGTATTGTGCACATAATTCAATATAGTAATTTAATATATATTCTCTCTCCCATTCTTTACATTTCTTGTATCACCTAGTTGGCCCTGTTTACATCAGGTAAGTCAATTGATACGTCATTTATTTTACACAACCACTGTCATCAGCTGCCACCTGACCCTTTACCAATGGATGTTTTACTGCTACTCTGAATATATCATGCaatcttaaccccccccccccccccccatgtttaTGCAGTGGTTAGAGACCAGACCTAACAGACAAGTGTGTCCAGTGTGCAAGGCAGGCATCAGTCGAGACAAAGTCATCCCACTATATGGCAGGGGAAGCACAGGCCAGCAGGACCCACGGTGGGTTGATGTACTCAACATGAAAGCAGGGAGCTCAGTTTGCATACAATCCTCAGTTATTACTCTGAATTCCACATCCCAAACTACTGTTGTCAACAACTTGTCTCTCATTGTTAGGGAGCGAACGCCTCCTCGACCACAAGGACAGAGGCCAGAGCCAGAAAATCGTGTAAGTACTGTGTAATACAACCACTATCACCAAGCCATTACTCTCACTTTTCAGACTGTGCACAATTATTTAGCAAGGATGTTAGCAAAGCTCAATACAGATAGTTCTACTGTGTATCACTTGTTTGCAATGTTGGCTGCTGTATTGCACTACCCATTCATGATGAAACTATGACACGGGATGATGTAGTGAACCCGCCCATAGCTGAATTCATTAGCAGAATTAACTTTCTCACTGGGACCTATTAAGCGCTGCCTGAAGAGCTCTATTTGATCCCTTGAGAATGACGAAACTTATAGCACTAGCGATTGCGTCACATCATCTCTCCCTCGAAACACCTGTTAAAGTCAACTTTTTTGTACATATGGAATAGTCATGTTATAACCCTGGGTTGGTGCAATGTTATTGTAAGGTTCTCTTCCCATCACAGGGATTTCAGGGATTCGGCTTTGGAGACGGAGGATTCCAGATGTCTTTCGGCATTGGTGCTTTTCCATTTGGCATTTTCTCTACAGCTTTTAACATCAATGATGGAAGACCACATCCAGGTACTTTAGCTGTGTAGGTTGAGCATTGTGTATTGTAACAATGTTTCATCAAAAATGTATTGTGAATGGCCCCCTCTACCTTGAAAAGCATTGATTCATTCTCCACTGGTTACCCCACACAGCTGCCCCTGGGACCCCCCAGCACATggatgaacagttcttgtcccaactCTTTCTAATTGTGGCTCTGGTGATTGTGTTTTGGCTACTAATCACATAAATGTCTGGGCGGCCAGGACTAAGGCTCAATTTGGACAGTTCTTAATACTCTGTTTCCAGATACTTGTTTGATTTTGTACTTTTCCACATTCTAAGTATTGTCCTCTGAACTTGCCGTTGGTTTATTTTCAGTAATTGAGATTAAACTGTTTGATTACATCTGTACTATGAATCCTACAGAAGTCTTAAAATGGCCCTACCTCTTCATTTCCATCAATGGTGTGTTTAATAGACAAAGTTTCCTTGGCTGGCAATATAGAACCAGATTTTAA includes the following:
- the LOC139422889 gene encoding E3 ubiquitin-protein ligase RNF185-like isoform X1; amino-acid sequence: MASPAPPPATVSTATENPSSSTAAGEGGNQDSTFECNICLDTSKDAVISLCGHLFCWPCLHQWLETRPNRQVCPVCKAGISRDKVIPLYGRGSTGQQDPRERTPPRPQGQRPEPENRGFQGFGFGDGGFQMSFGIGAFPFGIFSTAFNINDGRPHPAAPGTPQHMDEQFLSQLFLIVALVIVFWLLIT
- the LOC139422889 gene encoding E3 ubiquitin-protein ligase RNF185-like isoform X2: MASPAPPPATVSTATENPSSSTAAGEGGNQDSTFECNICLDTSKDAVISLCGHLFCWPCLHQWLETRPNRQVCPVCKAGISRDKVIPLYGRGSTGQQDPRERTPPRPQGQRPEPENRGFGFGDGGFQMSFGIGAFPFGIFSTAFNINDGRPHPAAPGTPQHMDEQFLSQLFLIVALVIVFWLLIT
- the LOC139422889 gene encoding E3 ubiquitin-protein ligase RNF185-like isoform X3, with the protein product MASPAPPPATVSTATENPSSSTAAGEGGNQDSTFECNICLDTSKDAVISLCGHLFCWPCLHQWLETRPNRQVCPVCKAGISRDKVIPLYGRGSTGQQDPRERTPPRPQGQRPEPENRGFQGFGFGDGGFQMSFGIGAFPFGIFSTAFNINDGRPHPGTLAVCPWDPPAHG